From Carettochelys insculpta isolate YL-2023 chromosome 22, ASM3395843v1, whole genome shotgun sequence, one genomic window encodes:
- the TFPT gene encoding TCF3 fusion partner produces MAGVGFEEFSVPPGSELALPPLFGGNILESELETEVEFVDGGLSGDNLQEEEEEESQQRQRELGRRKIQALSRRCKEIEQVNERVLNRLHHVQKITRRLKQERSFLMKVLDSYGDDYRQTQLTILLEDEGSPSTEAPTPGNTENEPPEKETPQHFPGPPPAIPEPKSPSQLETPSGKKRRRHGREDKEPRSRRPAPTLLPMDDFPTQIKSEDEFPCDQDAVLSPSWPPPRHRDKLLHYPKFSSPGACADFD; encoded by the exons ATGGCTGGAGTAGGCTTTGAGGAGTTCTCGGTGCCCCCGGGCTCAGAGCTGGCGCTGCCCCCACTCTTCGGGGGGAACATCCTGGAGAGTGAGCTGGAGACGGAGGTGGAGTTTGTGGACGGGGGACTGAGTGGGGACAACCtgcaagaggaagaggaggaggagagccaGCAGCGGCAGCGTGAGCTGGGCCGGCGGAAGATCCAAGCACTGAGCCGGCGCTGCAAGGAGATTGAGCAG GTCAATGAGAGGGTGTTGAACAGGCTCCACCATGTGCAGAAGATCACGCGACGGCTCAAGCAGGAGAGGAG CTTCCTTATGAAGGTCCTAGATTCTTATGGAGATGACTACAGACAGACCCAGCTCACAATTCTCCTAGAG GATgaaggcagccccagcacagAAGCCCCTACTCCAGGCAACACTGAGAATGAGCCGCCAGAGAAGGAGACACCCCAGcacttccctggccccccaccagCTATCCCAGAGCCCAAGAGCCCATCCCAGCTGGAGACACCCAGCGGGAAGAAGCGGCGGCGCCATGGGCGAGAGGACAAGGAACCACGGAGCAGGCGGCCAGCTCCCACCCTTCTCCCCATGGATGACTTCCCCACACAG ATCAAAAGTGAGGACGAGTTCCCCTGCGACCAGGATGCCGttctcagccccagctggcccccaccGCGACACCGGGACAAGCTCCTCCATTACCCCAagttctccagccctggggcctgtgcTGATTTTGACTGA